In Thermocrinis jamiesonii, the genomic stretch ATAGCAAAGTATAACGAACTTTTACGTATAGAGGAGGATCTAAGTCATGCGGCAAGATTTGAGGGCAAAGAGGAGTTTTGGAAGTTTAGATCCAAATAGCTTACCTTTCGTGTTTTTTATTGCCATACTTTTTTTTACTTCATACAACCTACTTTTTGGAAGATATAACGTCTTTGAGATAGTGAAAATCAAAGAAAAAACAGCTAACATAGAAGCTAAACTAATGAGCATAAAAAAGGAAAACGCTTTACTTGAAGAAAAGCTAAAGCTTTTGAGAGAGGATAAAGACCTTTACTTGGAAAAGTTAGCAAGAGAAAAGATGCAGCTTCAAAAGCCGGACGAAAAGATCATCCTTTTCAAGGAATGAAGGATGATAGAAAGATACACTCGGAAAGAATTTAAAGAGCTTTGGTCAGACCTAAGAAAGTTTCAGCTTTGGCTAAAGGTAGAGTTGGCGGTTTGTAGGGCATGGCACAAAAAGGGGAAGATACCTTTGACTGCTCTGACCGAAATAGAAAAGCGCACAAAGGTGGATGAAAAGACCATTGAAAGGATCAACTACTACGAAAGAATATACAAACATGACGTGCTTGCCTTTGTTTCCGCAATATCGGAACAGATACCAGAATATTCCCACTACTTTCACATGGGGCTTACATCTTCTGACGTGGTGGATACCGCCTTGGCTCTGCAGATAAAAGAAGCCCTTAGCCTTATTCTTCAGACTGTGGAAAAAATCCTCCAGAAGCTTAAAGAACTCGCCCTAAGAGAAAAGAAAACTCTTATGATGGGTAGAACTCACGGGGTTCATGCAGAACCCATGACCCTTGGGCTCAAATTTTTAAGCTGGTATGAGGAGATGAAAAGAAACAAAGAAAGGCTCTTGAGAGCTTTGGAAAACATCTCTTACGGAAAGCTTTCTGGTGCGGTGGGAACTTATTCTAATTTGGACCCAGAGGTGGAAAGGTTAGCATTGGAAGAGCTTGGGCTAAAGGTGGAACCTGTTTCCACCCAAATTGTGCCAAGGGACAGACATGCGGAGGTAATGTGGGCTCTTGCCCAGACTGCCACTTCCTTAGAAAGGTTTGCCACTGAAATAAGGCACCTTCAGCGCACGGAAGTAGGAGAATTGCAAGAACCTTTTAAAGAAGGACAAAGGGGATCATCGGCTATGCCCCACAAGAAAAACCCCATACATGCAGAAAGAATATGTGGGCTTGCCCGGCTCATAAGAAGCTATCTTATAACCTCTCTTGAAAACGTAGTTCTTTGGCACGAAAGGGACATATCCCACTCTTCTGCAGAAAGAATAATCCTACCGGACGCTACCACCGCTTTGGACTACATACTCAACCTTTTCCTTGAAATTTTAGATGGTTTAGTAATAGACAGGGAAAGGATGAAAGAAAACATAAACCTTTCCTTTGGGCTCTATGCTTCCTCAAAGATTTTGGTAATGCTTATGGAGAAGGGAGTGCCAAGAGACCAAGCCTACGAGATGGTCCAAAGGTGCGCCATGAAAAGTTGGAACGAAAAAATACCCTTCTATATCAGTCTAACAGAGGACGAAAAAGTTAGCCAGTATTTAACTCCAGACGAAATAAAAAAAGCCATAGATCCTTGGAGCTTTCTTCAGCATCTGGAAAACATATACTCAAGAGTTTTTCAGAATAACCTCTGAGTTTTCTCATAGAAAACCATGCTTTTTAGATGGATATTAAAACTATGAATAGACTAAAGACTGCAAGAAGTCCGTACCTTAGAAAATCAGCCAATCAACCCATTGATTGGTATGAATGGTCAGAAGAAGCTTTCAAGAAAGCAAAGGAAGAGGATAAGCCTATTTTGCTTTCCATCGGGGGAGTGTGGTGTCATTGGTGTCATGTGATGGCTCATGAGTGTTTTGAAAACCAAGAAATCGCAAAGATAATAAACGAAAACTTCGTGGCCATAAAGGTGGATAGGGACGAAAGGCCAGACATAGACAGAAGGTATCAGGAGGTTGTTTTTGCTCTAACTGGTTCTGGTGGCTGGCCCCTTACTGTGTTTCTAACACCAGAGGGAGAAGCGTTCTTTGGTGGAACTTACTTTCCACCGGAGGACCGATGGGGCAGACCGGGATTTAAGAGCTTGCTTTTAAGAATCGCCCAGCTTTGGAAAGAGGATAAGGAAAGACTAATAAATGCAGGGAAACACATATACCAGCTCATGGCACTTCAAAGTCAAAAATCCTACAAAGGAAACGTAGGAGAAGAGCTTTTAGAAAAAGGTATAAGCGCTATACTCCTTTCCATAGATTACCAATACGGTGGGCTTGGAGATGCACCAAAGTTTCACCATGCAAAGGCTTGGGAACTTTTGCTATACAGGTATTTTTTCACAAAGAACAAACAGCTTTTAAAAGTAGTTGAACTTTCCTTGGACGCCATGGCAAAAGGAGGGGTTTATGACCATCTTTTAGGTGGCTTTTTTAGGTATTCAACCGATCAAAGATGGATTGTGCCCCACTTTGAGAAAATGCTTTATGACAACGCAGAGCTTTTGCAACTTTACTCTATGGCCTATCAGATTCTACCAAAGGAGCTTTACAAGCGCACCGCAAAGGGCATAGTTGATTATTACAAAAAGGAAGCGACCGATCCAGAAGGAGGCTTTTACGCATCCCAAGATGCAGATATAGGCCTTCTGGACGAAGGTGGATACTACACTTTTTCCCTAAAAGAGCTTCAAAACATACTCTCGGAGGATGAGCTAAAAGTTGTAAAACTCTACTTTGACATTGGGGAAAAGGGAGAGCTTCATCATGACCCTTCTAAAAACGTCTTGTTCATAGCCATGGAGGAGGAGGAAATTGCAAAGACTTTGTCCATGTCCATAGAGAGAGTAAAGTCCTTGCTTGAAAGCGCTAAGTTAAAGCTTTTGAAATACAGAGAAGAGCACAGAGAAAAACCTTTTATAGACAAAACGATCTACGCCAGTTGGAACGGGTTGATGTTGGAGGCTATGGCTTCTTACTACAAGGTTTTCGGAGACAGCTGGGCTAAAGACTTCTCCAAGAAAACTGCAGAGAGGATACTCAGGGAGCTATACAATGGCAAAGAACTAGAACATGCGCAAGGGGTAGAAGGTTTTTCCGAGGATTATATCTTTTTGGCAAGGGGGCTTTTGGCTCTTTTTGAAATTACACAGGAGGACAGGTGGCTGAAGGCTTCCTTAGAGCTTACACTCAAAGCTATAGATAAGTTTTGGGATCAACAAAACTGGGGTTTCTTTGATACAAAGGAGCAAGGAAACGGACTTTTGAGCATTAGGCTGAAAAGTATTTCAGACACACCTACCCAATCGGTTAACGGCTCCGCTCCCTATTTGCTTTTGGCCCTTGGAAGTTTAACGGATAGAGCGGACCTAATAGACTTTGCAGAAAAGAACCTGCAAGCCTTTGCCAGACAAATAGAAGAAATACCCAACCTTTCCGCTTCTTACCTGATAAGTCTCTATGCCTACCTAAAAGGTATATACAAGGTAGAAACGGAGGAATTCTTTGAGCCTATGCTAAAAGCCTTTAGACCTTTCAAAGTGGTAATCAGAAAGCCTGTTAGAGGTCTTGTGGTTTGTGAAGGGAACACCTGTCAGATTTACGATGGTATGCCAGATTCCTTTTCGTAATTCCACGTAAGAATACCACCTGCTAAGTTGTATGCTTCATATCCAAGATGTCTAAGCAGATAAGTAGCAAAGGCGCTTCTTTCACCGCTTCTGCAATAGACTATGATCTTTTTGTCCTTTGGTAAGCTTGAGTATGCAAACCTTAGTTCATCAAGAGGTATAAGTATGGAGTTGGGTATTCTTATTTGGACATGCTCCTGCGGTGTTCTCACATCCAGTAGCAGGACGTTTTCTTTTTCTTCTTCCAAAAGCTTTTTTGCCTCTTCTGGCGTTAGCTCGGGCACCTGAAACATAGCAGATTATTATAAACTATTTCTGCCACTTTTCTTTATCGTCGCCAAAGTCTTGACCTGTAATCTTTTTTAAAGCTTTTACTACTTCTATCCGAAAGGAATCCTCTTTATCTTCTAACGCGCGGATCAAAAGCTCTACCACACTGGAGTCTTTTATCTTTGCAAGTGTTTGAACCGCTTTAATGCGAACGTGCGATAGCATCCAGCGTTCAAATATTAGAGATGTTAAAAGTTCTATTACGCGTGGATCTTTTATCTCCACCAAGGCTTTTGATGCTTCCTCAGAGACATAATCAGCAACATCTCCCAACGCATAGATCAGGGCTTCCACCACGCGCGGATCTTTTATACCCTTGAGAGCTTTTACCGCTTCCCAACGTAAATGTGGATTGCCCTTTTTTAAAAGCTGAATGAGCGGTTCTACTGCGCTGGGATGTCCTATCTTCCCAAGCGACCAAATAACTGCCCTGCGCACGTTTTCGTATTTGTCTTCCAAGGCAGATATTAGAGCCTTTACTGCATCTGGATACTGAATATTTCCAAGGGCTTTGGATGCTTCAATGCGCACGATAAAGTCTTCGTCCCTAAGCGCATCAATAAGAGGCTTTACTGCGCGGGGGTCTTTCTGTTTTCCAAGGGCCTGAACCGCTGTCTTACGGACAGAGCGGTTCCCATCCTTTAGTGCATCAATTAGTAATTCCAACGCACGCGGATCATTTATATTTCCAATGGCTTCTGTGGCTATAGCGCGAACCAGCCAGTTGCTATCCTTTAGGGCGTAGGTTAGCGGTTCCAAGGCACGTGGATCCTTCTTTTTTGCGAGAGCGTGAGCTGCGTATACACGCACCTTTGGCTCCTTGTCCTTTAGCATTCCAATGATTGGTTCTACTGTGCGTGGGTCTTCTATACGACCAAGGGATGCAACCGCCTCACATCTCACCTGCTCATCTTGATCTCTTAGGAGATCAATCAAAGGTTCCACTGCGCGTATATCTCCTATCCACCCAAGGACATTTGCCACTGCCATACGAATCCTTGGGTCCTTGTCCTTCAGTAAAGAGATCAACACATCCACTTTATCCTTCCCTTTTGCATCAAGAAACTTTAAAGATAGTTCTTGTACGCTTTTGTCCCTGCTTAAAAGTCCTAAAATTGCAGAGACCTTCTCCCTGTAAATTTTCTTTCTCTTGAAAGGTCATCTTTTACGATCCACGTCGCAATTTTAACCACTTCTTCATCTGATTTTTTCCTTAATATTACTCGTCTTAGCTTTTTTAGCTCTTCTGAAGAGTGTAAAAAACTCATGCGGTTATAATTTAATCTTTATGCACCATTTAACTGAAGAACAGATTGCACAGATAAAGGAAACACTCCTTGAGCTTAGGAATAAGGTTTTAAGCTCTGCCCAAGAGCAGATAAGGGATCCATCTAACATCATCTTTGAAGGTGGGGACGAGATAGACAGGGCTAATGTGGAAACTGGTAGATACTTAAATCTTCAACGAATAAAAACCAGAGAGCTAAAGCTTTTAAGAAAAATAGATTATGCACTTTACAAGATGGATGTGGGCACCTACGGCATATGCGAAAGCTGTGGTGCTCCCATACCCTTTGAAAGGTTGATTGCAAGACCTGTAACCACAATGTGCATAAACTGTAAAGAATTAGAAGAGGAAAGGGAACATGAGTGAAGAGTGGATGTTTCCAAGGGTTCAAAAGCTTCCAAAGTATGTCTTTAGTATGGTCAATGAGCTAAAGTATAAGCTGAGAAGGGAAGGAGAAGACATTGTAGATTTAGGGATGGGAAATCCAGACCTGCCACCTGCAGAACACATAATAGAAAAACTCTGTGAGGTAGCAAGAAGGGATAACGTGCATGGATATTCCGCATCAAAAGGGATACCAAGGCTTAGAAAAGCTATCTGCGATTTTTACAAAAGAAGGTATGGAGTGGAGTTAGACCCAGAAAGTCAGGCTATATTGACCATTGGTGCAAAGGAAGGTTACTCCCATCTAATATTGGCTATGATTGAACCTGGAGATTCGGTGATAGTTCCAAACCCAACCTATCCCATACACTATT encodes the following:
- a CDS encoding FtsB family cell division protein yields the protein MRQDLRAKRSFGSLDPNSLPFVFFIAILFFTSYNLLFGRYNVFEIVKIKEKTANIEAKLMSIKKENALLEEKLKLLREDKDLYLEKLAREKMQLQKPDEKIILFKE
- the purB gene encoding adenylosuccinate lyase — protein: MIERYTRKEFKELWSDLRKFQLWLKVELAVCRAWHKKGKIPLTALTEIEKRTKVDEKTIERINYYERIYKHDVLAFVSAISEQIPEYSHYFHMGLTSSDVVDTALALQIKEALSLILQTVEKILQKLKELALREKKTLMMGRTHGVHAEPMTLGLKFLSWYEEMKRNKERLLRALENISYGKLSGAVGTYSNLDPEVERLALEELGLKVEPVSTQIVPRDRHAEVMWALAQTATSLERFATEIRHLQRTEVGELQEPFKEGQRGSSAMPHKKNPIHAERICGLARLIRSYLITSLENVVLWHERDISHSSAERIILPDATTALDYILNLFLEILDGLVIDRERMKENINLSFGLYASSKILVMLMEKGVPRDQAYEMVQRCAMKSWNEKIPFYISLTEDEKVSQYLTPDEIKKAIDPWSFLQHLENIYSRVFQNNL
- a CDS encoding thioredoxin domain-containing protein, with the translated sequence MNRLKTARSPYLRKSANQPIDWYEWSEEAFKKAKEEDKPILLSIGGVWCHWCHVMAHECFENQEIAKIINENFVAIKVDRDERPDIDRRYQEVVFALTGSGGWPLTVFLTPEGEAFFGGTYFPPEDRWGRPGFKSLLLRIAQLWKEDKERLINAGKHIYQLMALQSQKSYKGNVGEELLEKGISAILLSIDYQYGGLGDAPKFHHAKAWELLLYRYFFTKNKQLLKVVELSLDAMAKGGVYDHLLGGFFRYSTDQRWIVPHFEKMLYDNAELLQLYSMAYQILPKELYKRTAKGIVDYYKKEATDPEGGFYASQDADIGLLDEGGYYTFSLKELQNILSEDELKVVKLYFDIGEKGELHHDPSKNVLFIAMEEEEIAKTLSMSIERVKSLLESAKLKLLKYREEHREKPFIDKTIYASWNGLMLEAMASYYKVFGDSWAKDFSKKTAERILRELYNGKELEHAQGVEGFSEDYIFLARGLLALFEITQEDRWLKASLELTLKAIDKFWDQQNWGFFDTKEQGNGLLSIRLKSISDTPTQSVNGSAPYLLLALGSLTDRADLIDFAEKNLQAFARQIEEIPNLSASYLISLYAYLKGIYKVETEEFFEPMLKAFRPFKVVIRKPVRGLVVCEGNTCQIYDGMPDSFS
- a CDS encoding rhodanese-like domain-containing protein is translated as MFQVPELTPEEAKKLLEEEKENVLLLDVRTPQEHVQIRIPNSILIPLDELRFAYSSLPKDKKIIVYCRSGERSAFATYLLRHLGYEAYNLAGGILTWNYEKESGIPS
- a CDS encoding HEAT repeat domain-containing protein → MYREKVSAILGLLSRDKSVQELSLKFLDAKGKDKVDVLISLLKDKDPRIRMAVANVLGWIGDIRAVEPLIDLLRDQDEQVRCEAVASLGRIEDPRTVEPIIGMLKDKEPKVRVYAAHALAKKKDPRALEPLTYALKDSNWLVRAIATEAIGNINDPRALELLIDALKDGNRSVRKTAVQALGKQKDPRAVKPLIDALRDEDFIVRIEASKALGNIQYPDAVKALISALEDKYENVRRAVIWSLGKIGHPSAVEPLIQLLKKGNPHLRWEAVKALKGIKDPRVVEALIYALGDVADYVSEEASKALVEIKDPRVIELLTSLIFERWMLSHVRIKAVQTLAKIKDSSVVELLIRALEDKEDSFRIEVVKALKKITGQDFGDDKEKWQK
- a CDS encoding TraR/DksA C4-type zinc finger protein; the protein is MHHLTEEQIAQIKETLLELRNKVLSSAQEQIRDPSNIIFEGGDEIDRANVETGRYLNLQRIKTRELKLLRKIDYALYKMDVGTYGICESCGAPIPFERLIARPVTTMCINCKELEEEREHE